The Heterodontus francisci isolate sHetFra1 chromosome 13, sHetFra1.hap1, whole genome shotgun sequence genome includes a region encoding these proteins:
- the LOC137376608 gene encoding microtubule-associated proteins 1A/1B light chain 3C-like codes for MAVVHRTHGAQRFKHRKTFAARKEESALIRSKYPQKIPVIVERYPGERHLNSLDRIKFLVPQDVIVSHFITIIRNRLALSPNQAFYLVVKNRSVSNMYATIAELDQEFKDSDGFLYISYASQEMFGASWTRL; via the exons ATGGCGGTGGTGCACCGGACTCACGGAGCTCAACGCTTCAAACACAGAAAAACGTTTG CTGCAAGGAAGGAGGAGTCTGCACTCATTCGGTCCAAATACCCGCAGAAAATACCA GTTATTGTCGAACGGTATCCTGGCGAGAGGCATCTGAATTCACTGGATAGAATCAAATTCTTGGTTCCTCAAGATGTGATCGTGAGCCATTTCATTACCATAATCAG GAACCGGTTGGCTCTATCACCTAATCAAGCTTTTTACCTTGTGGTGAAGAACAGAAGTGTGTCGAATATGTATGCCACCATTGCTGAATTGGACCAAGAATTCAAGGATTCTGATGGCTTCCTCTACATCTCCTATGCATCTCAAGAGATGTTTGGTGcaagctggacaagactgtag